In Desulfomonile tiedjei DSM 6799, a genomic segment contains:
- a CDS encoding phage/plasmid primase, P4 family has protein sequence MLDLALYRTAFDMPTVLTRFGISLNGSRHTPCFLHGDRNPSLKVYPDHVFCYGCGKHLDVIGAVQYFQNCDFWGALEWIAAETGLPQPRRDPEAQKRYEIAKGISDAYACVFADALKNPERALLYLEGRGINRNIIEGLAGYLPNNYEPPDRAAAERAGLYSRNGNFLFSDRVVIPIYRQGRIINLYGRALDPKREPRHIYCASTDPPQEQTLFGLDRYRKEQRLFVTEAIIDCLTLWTNGYPAISTYGTQGLTDQRIAALKKTDIQKVVLVFDSDENESGQKGALKAGEKLFRAGMDVEIIPLPIGSGEEKVDVNSYFQNHTPEDFDRLPRQEFFDVCLAGIPDQGTPREKYRALEPVIKLVADQPDLLWREYVDEISKRFPGYDKRKLEKAIAGLVKDTSLGASKREKFLPLDYVEKIRSEAPVIFFDGRFYRYEHGVYRPWFEQEIDQQTISLFGPEVEPKHLNAVRDVLESVCFVRPEKVNPKGFLNLKNGILNLSSGEFMDHSPKIISTVQSEAACDPKAECPLWLETIGQIHPDPQMRHIHAQMFGYCLTPDNSQQKGFILTGEGANGKSVITDILEALAGRENCSALHLSDFKERFRLAELQNKLINFTTEVEAKGLVSDARLKGVITGDPITAERKQQDPFVFRPFVKLVISCNSLPVTADKTHGYFRRWIILPFRQTFSEKLGNLDRSRAKRIIEKELPGVLNWAIGGYKSLMDSGNFSEPTISKAALEQYKRDTDSAIMFVEERIQKMSGAATPYKDIYAAYTSWIKACGLEAMGIINFRKSLERAVEKEARKTDKGLVFDDLTIRP, from the coding sequence ATGCTTGATCTCGCACTATATAGGACCGCATTCGACATGCCGACGGTTTTAACTCGCTTCGGAATCTCTCTCAATGGATCAAGGCACACTCCTTGCTTTCTTCACGGAGACAGGAACCCAAGCCTTAAAGTCTATCCCGATCATGTCTTTTGTTACGGATGTGGAAAACACCTGGACGTTATTGGCGCTGTCCAATACTTTCAGAATTGCGACTTCTGGGGCGCTTTGGAATGGATTGCAGCCGAGACAGGCTTACCGCAACCCCGCCGAGATCCCGAGGCGCAGAAGCGGTATGAGATCGCGAAAGGGATTTCTGATGCTTATGCGTGCGTCTTTGCGGATGCCTTGAAGAATCCGGAACGCGCCTTACTTTACCTGGAAGGCAGGGGAATCAACCGCAACATCATTGAAGGACTGGCGGGATATCTCCCGAACAATTACGAACCGCCCGACCGGGCCGCCGCGGAAAGAGCCGGGCTATACTCCCGAAACGGAAACTTCCTGTTTTCGGACCGAGTAGTCATACCGATCTATAGGCAAGGCCGCATCATAAATCTCTATGGCCGGGCCTTGGATCCGAAGCGAGAGCCAAGACACATCTATTGCGCTTCGACCGATCCCCCTCAAGAGCAAACCTTGTTCGGTCTGGACCGCTACAGGAAAGAGCAAAGATTGTTCGTAACGGAAGCGATCATTGATTGCCTCACGCTATGGACGAATGGCTATCCAGCGATATCGACTTACGGAACACAAGGGCTCACAGATCAAAGAATAGCGGCTCTCAAGAAAACCGACATACAGAAAGTGGTTCTCGTTTTCGACTCTGACGAAAACGAGAGCGGACAGAAGGGCGCATTAAAAGCCGGTGAAAAGCTTTTCCGGGCCGGGATGGACGTGGAGATTATCCCTCTACCCATCGGGTCTGGTGAAGAGAAGGTGGACGTCAACAGCTATTTCCAAAACCATACACCTGAAGACTTCGACAGACTTCCGCGCCAAGAATTCTTTGATGTCTGCTTAGCCGGGATACCCGATCAGGGAACCCCGCGAGAGAAATACCGAGCCCTTGAACCTGTTATCAAGCTTGTTGCAGATCAACCGGACTTGTTGTGGCGTGAATATGTTGACGAGATCAGCAAGCGCTTTCCAGGATACGATAAACGAAAGCTTGAGAAGGCTATCGCCGGTCTGGTCAAAGACACCTCTCTCGGAGCTTCAAAAAGAGAGAAATTCCTGCCACTGGATTACGTGGAAAAGATCCGTTCAGAAGCCCCTGTGATCTTCTTTGATGGGAGATTCTATCGGTATGAGCATGGGGTATACCGGCCTTGGTTTGAGCAGGAAATCGATCAGCAGACTATTTCTCTGTTTGGGCCTGAAGTGGAGCCAAAGCACCTCAACGCTGTCCGTGATGTCCTGGAAAGTGTTTGCTTTGTTCGGCCTGAGAAGGTCAATCCAAAAGGCTTCTTGAACCTGAAGAACGGTATCCTGAATCTCTCATCCGGCGAGTTTATGGACCATTCGCCTAAGATAATAAGCACTGTTCAGTCGGAAGCTGCTTGCGATCCTAAAGCCGAATGTCCTTTATGGCTCGAGACTATCGGGCAAATACACCCTGACCCTCAAATGCGGCATATTCACGCACAAATGTTCGGGTATTGTCTCACCCCTGACAATTCTCAGCAGAAAGGATTCATCCTCACCGGTGAAGGGGCAAACGGTAAGAGCGTTATCACGGATATTCTGGAAGCTCTCGCCGGCCGGGAAAATTGCAGCGCTCTTCACCTGTCCGACTTCAAAGAGCGGTTCCGGCTTGCTGAGCTGCAAAACAAATTGATCAACTTCACGACTGAAGTCGAAGCTAAGGGCCTTGTCAGTGATGCGCGGCTGAAGGGGGTTATTACCGGCGATCCCATTACCGCTGAGAGAAAGCAGCAAGACCCCTTCGTTTTCAGGCCCTTTGTGAAATTGGTCATCTCGTGCAATTCCCTTCCGGTCACAGCGGACAAGACGCATGGATACTTTCGCCGCTGGATCATTCTCCCTTTCAGGCAAACATTCAGTGAGAAGCTGGGGAATCTTGACCGTTCCAGAGCAAAAAGAATTATCGAGAAAGAGCTGCCGGGAGTGCTGAATTGGGCAATAGGTGGCTATAAGTCTCTTATGGACTCCGGGAATTTCAGCGAACCGACAATAAGCAAGGCAGCCCTGGAGCAATACAAGCGTGATACGGATTCGGCCATTATGTTTGTAGAGGAACGCATCCAAAAAATGTCCGGAGCGGCCACTCCGTACAAAGACATCTATGCCGCATATACATCGTGGATTAAAGCTTGTGGGCTTGAGGCGATGGGAATCATTAACTTCCGAAAGTCTCTGGAGAGGGCAGTTGAGAAAGAGGCGAGGAAGACAGACAAAGGGCTCGTCTTTGACGACCTGACAATTCGACCATAA
- a CDS encoding alcohol dehydrogenase catalytic domain-containing protein, translated as MKALRLHQVGELRLDEVTLPEPSPEETVVRVRYCALCRTDAKMWQKGQRDLVLPRVLGHEVSGIDLTSGREVVVWPGATCGSCSFCIQGSENLCPDIHIMGFNRDGGLAQAMVVPKESLIPVPAGVSLRLACLAEPLACCLNALHQIQTRPGDRILVFGAGPVGLLMGLAARSFSARAFVVEKEPARLEQSQVYLDRLGIPAGTQPSAKGFDAAINVCAATDTLFSGLRSTRAGGSFCLFSGLPHEDTITSDVVNEIHYRQLRVTGAYGCTRAQFHEALDIIRQHDRDIELLVEGEITLEEVTGHLPRIADGQALKILVRIE; from the coding sequence GTGAAAGCACTTCGACTTCACCAGGTGGGTGAACTGAGGCTCGATGAGGTGACACTGCCCGAGCCCTCTCCTGAAGAAACCGTGGTCCGCGTGCGTTACTGCGCACTATGCCGCACGGACGCCAAGATGTGGCAGAAGGGCCAACGAGACCTCGTCTTGCCGCGGGTGTTGGGTCATGAGGTCTCTGGAATCGATCTGACCTCCGGGCGTGAAGTGGTCGTCTGGCCCGGTGCGACCTGCGGTAGTTGCAGTTTCTGCATCCAGGGATCGGAAAACCTCTGTCCCGACATCCACATTATGGGGTTCAACCGGGACGGCGGACTCGCGCAGGCCATGGTTGTGCCGAAGGAATCGCTGATTCCCGTACCTGCCGGCGTCTCATTGCGGCTCGCCTGCTTGGCCGAACCGTTGGCGTGTTGTCTCAATGCGCTGCATCAAATCCAGACCCGGCCCGGTGATCGGATACTGGTCTTCGGGGCCGGGCCTGTGGGTCTTTTGATGGGACTCGCAGCTCGGTCTTTTTCCGCGCGGGCTTTCGTCGTGGAAAAAGAACCGGCGAGGCTTGAACAGAGCCAGGTCTATTTGGATCGCCTCGGCATCCCAGCCGGCACCCAACCTTCCGCCAAGGGTTTTGATGCTGCGATCAATGTCTGTGCTGCCACGGACACCCTTTTCTCGGGACTTCGTTCGACCCGCGCGGGAGGAAGCTTCTGCCTGTTCAGCGGATTGCCTCATGAGGACACCATCACTTCCGACGTTGTCAACGAAATCCACTATCGACAACTTCGTGTCACTGGAGCGTACGGTTGCACGCGAGCACAGTTTCATGAAGCACTCGACATTATCAGGCAGCATGATCGGGACATCGAGCTTTTAGTAGAAGGGGAGATCACCCTTGAAGAAGTGACCGGCCATCTCCCTCGAATCGCTGACGGTCAGGCGCTCAAGATTTTGGTTCGAATCGAATGA
- a CDS encoding MFS transporter has translation MQSSATQSVESVPYRWVILAMMFACFLFTFIVRFTWPPLIPVVVPVLNMKMAQAGAFMGAFYFGYIITQIPAGLLADRFGVRFILAASLIIEGLTTFGMGYITTYDAGFALRFITGLGAGAVYGACARSLMEWFQPKERGIAFGIMLAGPSGGILLSSVIVPPLNSWIGWQGAFQTVGVATILIGVVIFFLVRSSETTTTSANMFAGFKVVFGNRDILLTALSGFCLMWVELGTATWAIAHIKKLGHTLAASGSVMMFYGIGGLISPAISGWLSDKIGHRKWIYLGSLAVIAPMTVIFGYQTDLTMLCVTGFLFGFCSYFANPHLTIFVSEFAGKQFAALANGSSNVLFQLAPTIGPIIMGWAIDVTGVFSTVWWIMAAGPVVGILCMLPVNPENRRD, from the coding sequence GTGCAAAGTTCAGCTACACAATCTGTTGAGTCGGTTCCCTATCGGTGGGTTATTCTCGCCATGATGTTTGCATGTTTCTTGTTCACGTTTATCGTGCGATTCACCTGGCCTCCGTTGATCCCTGTAGTCGTTCCGGTTCTGAACATGAAAATGGCTCAGGCTGGAGCTTTCATGGGGGCCTTTTATTTCGGGTACATTATTACCCAGATTCCTGCCGGACTCCTGGCGGACCGTTTTGGAGTCCGCTTCATACTCGCTGCCAGCCTCATCATCGAAGGTCTTACCACTTTCGGGATGGGCTACATCACCACCTATGATGCTGGTTTCGCACTCCGCTTCATCACCGGCCTCGGAGCTGGAGCAGTATATGGAGCATGCGCCCGTTCGTTGATGGAATGGTTTCAGCCGAAGGAAAGAGGAATTGCTTTCGGGATCATGTTAGCCGGCCCCTCCGGCGGGATTCTTCTATCAAGCGTCATTGTCCCTCCATTAAACTCCTGGATTGGCTGGCAAGGTGCTTTTCAAACAGTCGGTGTGGCCACAATCCTCATTGGTGTTGTCATTTTCTTTCTCGTTCGATCCTCCGAGACCACAACGACTTCAGCGAACATGTTTGCAGGTTTTAAAGTCGTCTTCGGAAACAGAGACATCCTCTTGACGGCACTCTCAGGCTTTTGCCTTATGTGGGTGGAACTCGGCACCGCTACATGGGCCATTGCTCACATCAAGAAACTCGGTCACACCCTTGCCGCATCAGGATCGGTGATGATGTTTTACGGTATAGGAGGTTTGATTTCTCCAGCCATATCGGGTTGGCTCTCGGATAAGATCGGCCACAGGAAGTGGATCTACCTGGGTTCTCTTGCCGTGATTGCACCGATGACAGTCATATTCGGCTATCAAACCGACCTGACGATGCTGTGCGTTACGGGATTTTTGTTCGGATTCTGTTCCTACTTCGCCAATCCCCATCTCACTATTTTTGTTTCGGAATTTGCGGGTAAGCAATTTGCTGCGCTTGCCAATGGAAGCTCGAACGTCCTGTTCCAACTGGCTCCCACAATCGGCCCTATCATTATGGGATGGGCTATCGACGTGACTGGAGTCTTCTCTACCGTGTGGTGGATCATGGCTGCAGGCCCGGTGGTAGGTATACTCTGCATGCTTCCCGTAAACCCCGAAAACAGAAGAGACTAG
- a CDS encoding PAS domain S-box protein, with translation MKVLASKSEFSDPVSPSFILLLENLDAAVWVVDAENKQLLFANSRAEKILAESESIAHEYSSSAPGSLWKKPESLVPPLEGDSEYRITKAGRKFAVQELDIDWLDGRKAQVTIARDVTHTSRLEEALHELEARFRATLDNAAQAIVLTDDKGHYAQVNPAWERMFGYTAEEALGMSHLDVTHPDFLTISEEKLTALIRGDLDFYRMEKLYVRKDGTSFWGDLSVSPVRGLDRQIGAAVGIISDITEAKKAQEALKERDALISALYNKAAQAIASTDHQGKFVEVNPAFERMFGYSRSEALELTHLDITVPEFFDVSRDKAASLFRRELDSYRLEKRYFRKDGSMFWGDVSIAGIPHPDNRVQSVAIIVDISDRKKAEEALQKANDELEQRVLDRTAELAEANERLKSEIAERARTQEALKESEERFRAIFETAKDCVFIKDRNLRYTLVNPSMENLLELPASVIMKSTDENLFGPEPADHLNQLDLRVLAGEIIEAEHTRPVRGIPMTFLDIRAPMRNEHGSIVGICGISRNITERTKTGPVKTVTVEEGPSSAMRWTLAEARMAAKTDIIILLTGESGAGKDHLARFIHDNSRRASGPFYAINCAAIPPELAESELFGHEAGAFTGAKRRKRGLLELAEGGTLLLNEIGELPLHLQAKLLTFLDTRSFTRVGGEKSVIVSARLIAATNRHLEEEVAKGRFRHDLYYRLNVLSIRVPSLKERIDDIPNLVSRIISHLAQELQLPGTPAITHDDMVKLCAYKWPGNVRELRNVLERAVIVSEGRELKFDFLNCEAPEKSLRSWTIHFPPMPSLVEVVTDIRRNLVLEALSRSGGNKQEASRLLGVSRYTLRRQMKTLQL, from the coding sequence ATGAAAGTACTCGCCTCAAAATCAGAATTTTCCGATCCGGTCTCCCCGTCCTTCATACTTCTCCTGGAAAATCTCGACGCTGCCGTGTGGGTAGTTGATGCGGAAAACAAGCAGCTTCTGTTCGCAAATTCTCGGGCAGAAAAGATTTTGGCAGAATCGGAAAGCATCGCACACGAATACTCGTCTTCTGCGCCGGGTAGTCTGTGGAAGAAACCTGAGTCACTTGTTCCCCCATTGGAAGGTGATTCCGAATATCGGATCACGAAAGCCGGCCGGAAATTTGCAGTCCAAGAGCTTGATATAGATTGGCTGGATGGGAGAAAAGCTCAGGTAACCATTGCTCGGGATGTCACGCACACCAGCCGATTGGAAGAGGCTTTGCATGAGCTGGAAGCCCGCTTTCGAGCTACTCTTGATAATGCTGCTCAGGCAATTGTGCTTACCGATGATAAGGGTCACTATGCCCAGGTGAATCCGGCGTGGGAGAGAATGTTCGGGTACACAGCCGAAGAAGCGCTTGGAATGTCGCACCTGGATGTAACTCACCCCGATTTTCTCACCATATCGGAAGAGAAACTTACTGCACTGATCAGAGGAGATCTCGATTTTTACCGCATGGAAAAACTGTACGTTCGCAAGGACGGCACTTCCTTCTGGGGCGACCTGAGCGTCAGCCCTGTGCGAGGTCTGGATCGCCAGATTGGAGCCGCCGTAGGCATCATATCGGATATAACGGAAGCAAAGAAAGCCCAGGAAGCTCTCAAAGAGAGGGATGCACTCATCAGCGCTTTGTATAACAAAGCAGCACAAGCCATTGCATCCACCGATCACCAGGGAAAATTCGTTGAAGTCAATCCCGCATTCGAACGGATGTTCGGATACAGCAGGAGTGAAGCTCTGGAATTGACCCATCTGGATATAACGGTCCCTGAATTTTTCGACGTTTCCAGAGATAAGGCAGCGTCGCTTTTTCGTAGGGAATTGGACTCATACCGACTCGAGAAACGTTATTTCCGTAAGGATGGTTCCATGTTCTGGGGAGACGTTTCCATTGCCGGCATCCCACACCCTGATAATCGAGTGCAGTCGGTAGCAATTATCGTTGACATTTCCGATCGGAAAAAAGCTGAGGAGGCATTGCAGAAGGCGAACGACGAGCTGGAGCAGCGGGTTCTGGATCGTACAGCGGAACTTGCCGAAGCCAATGAAAGGCTGAAAAGCGAAATTGCCGAACGGGCACGCACGCAAGAAGCTCTGAAGGAAAGTGAAGAGCGCTTCCGAGCCATTTTCGAGACTGCCAAGGACTGTGTCTTCATCAAAGATAGAAATCTCAGGTACACTCTGGTCAATCCATCCATGGAGAACCTCCTGGAATTACCGGCCTCCGTGATTATGAAGAGTACAGACGAGAACTTGTTCGGCCCTGAACCCGCGGATCATCTGAACCAATTGGATCTCCGTGTCTTGGCGGGAGAGATAATCGAGGCGGAGCATACCAGACCTGTCAGAGGAATCCCCATGACATTCCTCGATATCAGGGCTCCCATGCGCAATGAGCACGGCAGCATCGTGGGAATTTGCGGCATTTCGCGAAATATTACCGAGAGAACGAAGACGGGTCCCGTGAAAACCGTCACCGTGGAAGAAGGACCTTCGTCAGCTATGCGGTGGACTCTTGCCGAAGCTCGTATGGCTGCAAAAACTGACATCATCATCCTGCTTACCGGTGAAAGTGGAGCAGGCAAAGACCATCTGGCTCGCTTTATCCACGATAATTCCCGCCGCGCAAGCGGCCCGTTCTATGCCATAAACTGTGCTGCAATTCCGCCGGAACTGGCTGAATCGGAACTCTTCGGTCACGAGGCAGGTGCATTCACCGGAGCAAAACGGAGAAAACGAGGTCTCCTTGAACTTGCGGAAGGCGGAACCCTGCTCTTGAATGAAATAGGAGAGCTGCCCCTGCATCTTCAGGCAAAACTGCTCACGTTTCTCGACACCCGTTCATTCACCCGTGTGGGCGGCGAAAAATCCGTAATCGTCAGTGCGCGACTCATTGCAGCCACGAATCGCCACCTGGAAGAAGAAGTGGCAAAGGGCCGCTTTCGCCACGATCTCTATTATCGACTCAATGTGCTTTCCATACGAGTGCCTTCTCTGAAGGAACGTATAGACGATATTCCCAACCTGGTCAGTCGCATCATCTCTCATTTGGCCCAGGAGCTTCAGTTGCCGGGAACGCCTGCAATTACCCATGACGATATGGTCAAGCTTTGTGCATACAAGTGGCCGGGGAATGTTCGAGAACTCCGAAATGTTCTCGAGCGAGCTGTCATAGTCTCAGAGGGACGAGAGCTGAAATTCGATTTCCTCAATTGCGAAGCTCCCGAAAAATCGCTGCGGTCCTGGACGATCCATTTTCCTCCGATGCCGTCCCTTGTAGAAGTGGTGACCGACATTCGCCGAAACCTTGTCCTGGAAGCCCTGTCAAGATCCGGCGGGAACAAGCAGGAAGCGTCGCGTTTGCTGGGAGTATCGCGGTACACCTTACGACGACAGATGAAAACTCTGCAGCTCTGA
- a CDS encoding tyrosine-type recombinase/integrase, translating into MKKFAGVYVTESAMRQWRERPDRCYSVMFRDLETGKLRFERCGWASEGWTPEAAQRRRTELLEQDRVGEYKSKAQRKQDELTFGRFMEDRFLPWSDDNTRHPRDYRGLYKNWLKPEFETKTLGGIDPLSIERLRKKMRDAGRSDARIIHALGLLRNALNKAIQWRLWSGENPIKAVRLPKLNNARQRFLSTDEAERLLTALRKKSKQIERMARMSLYGGFRLGELFKLTWGNVDLKNGIIMIQDTKNSESRPIFTTSKIRAVLDELTPGEPDELVFTTKQGRSIQWLSKTFGVVLQELGLNRNVTDRREKVCFHTLRHTFASWAVMAGIPIYTLAKTLGHRTTTMTVRYSHLSPDSQKTAFEAVSRFAEESKGTEAEAANNDG; encoded by the coding sequence GTGAAGAAATTCGCGGGAGTCTACGTTACTGAAAGCGCAATGCGTCAATGGCGGGAACGGCCGGATCGATGCTATTCCGTGATGTTTCGGGACTTGGAAACAGGAAAACTAAGATTCGAGCGCTGCGGATGGGCAAGTGAAGGATGGACGCCCGAGGCCGCTCAACGCCGTCGTACGGAATTACTAGAGCAAGACCGGGTAGGAGAATACAAGTCAAAGGCGCAACGAAAGCAGGACGAGCTAACCTTTGGGAGATTCATGGAAGATCGTTTCCTTCCGTGGTCAGACGACAATACCCGGCATCCCCGTGATTATCGCGGTCTGTATAAGAATTGGCTGAAGCCTGAATTTGAGACCAAAACGCTGGGCGGAATCGATCCTCTCTCCATCGAAAGATTGCGAAAGAAGATGCGTGATGCCGGCCGGTCTGATGCACGAATCATCCATGCTCTCGGACTCCTCCGGAATGCCCTCAACAAAGCAATACAATGGCGTTTGTGGTCCGGAGAAAATCCGATCAAAGCTGTGAGGCTCCCCAAGTTGAACAATGCCCGGCAACGATTTCTCAGCACAGACGAGGCTGAACGCTTATTGACGGCTTTACGAAAGAAGAGCAAGCAAATTGAACGCATGGCAAGAATGAGCTTATACGGTGGCTTCCGACTTGGAGAACTGTTCAAGCTGACATGGGGTAACGTGGATCTGAAAAACGGAATCATCATGATCCAGGATACTAAGAATTCCGAAAGCAGGCCGATTTTTACTACCTCCAAAATTCGGGCCGTCTTGGACGAACTCACACCGGGTGAACCTGATGAATTGGTGTTCACGACAAAGCAGGGGCGCTCGATTCAATGGCTCTCCAAAACCTTCGGCGTCGTTTTACAGGAGCTTGGATTAAACCGGAACGTGACTGATCGCAGAGAAAAAGTTTGCTTTCACACGCTTCGGCACACGTTCGCAAGTTGGGCAGTTATGGCCGGAATCCCTATTTACACTCTTGCAAAGACATTAGGGCATCGAACCACGACCATGACGGTCCGGTACAGCCACCTTTCCCCGGACAGTCAAAAAACGGCTTTCGAGGCTGTGAGTCGATTTGCTGAAGAATCAAAAGGCACGGAAGCGGAGGCAGCAAACAATGACGGATGA
- the trpD gene encoding anthranilate phosphoribosyltransferase: MATELQLREFGRLTSAVALGRTLSRDEAREAYRQIILNEQPELQQGAFLMAHISRGPTIEELGGAWDALDRHDTAKVYTTRSGVICDIVGTGSDSLKTVNGSTPATFIASACGLPIAKKGARLVTGVAGASDILEILGIDLNAPLSQAQDCLDKYGICYLPGEAFLKSGWARLIRSMRFTSAFNIIGPITRPCEQNNAIVIGAYAPHVCDQLIAVLKEIGMPAAVSPFGTAEGMDVGLGMDEYSPCGPTRVVELKDGRVETYEVTPEDFGIKTIPFEKIASRKTAEANAKAILHVLSQAYDEPEALFFCMNAGAALYISGYAESYRQGTDMARQALASGKALEKLQQLREFQGTA, encoded by the coding sequence ATGGCGACCGAACTGCAATTGCGGGAATTCGGACGGCTGACGTCGGCCGTTGCTCTGGGACGTACACTCAGCCGAGACGAAGCCCGTGAAGCGTACCGACAGATCATTCTTAATGAACAACCGGAACTTCAACAGGGGGCATTCCTCATGGCCCACATTTCCCGCGGCCCCACCATCGAGGAACTGGGAGGTGCCTGGGATGCGCTCGATCGCCACGACACAGCCAAGGTCTACACTACCCGGAGCGGCGTCATCTGCGATATCGTGGGCACCGGCTCTGATTCATTGAAGACGGTCAACGGGTCTACTCCGGCCACTTTCATTGCTTCAGCCTGCGGGTTGCCCATAGCTAAGAAAGGAGCCCGTCTGGTCACCGGAGTTGCCGGAGCATCGGACATTCTCGAAATCCTGGGCATCGATCTGAATGCTCCATTGTCCCAGGCACAGGACTGTCTCGACAAGTACGGCATCTGCTACCTGCCCGGAGAAGCATTTCTGAAGTCAGGTTGGGCACGATTGATCAGGTCCATGCGATTTACGTCCGCGTTCAACATTATCGGCCCGATCACCCGTCCGTGTGAGCAGAACAACGCCATAGTCATCGGAGCGTATGCACCCCACGTCTGCGACCAGCTCATCGCGGTACTTAAGGAAATCGGTATGCCCGCAGCGGTATCGCCCTTCGGCACTGCCGAAGGCATGGACGTCGGTCTCGGCATGGATGAATACTCCCCCTGTGGCCCCACAAGGGTGGTCGAACTGAAGGACGGTCGCGTGGAGACCTATGAAGTCACCCCTGAGGATTTCGGCATCAAAACAATTCCCTTTGAGAAGATTGCCAGTCGCAAGACCGCCGAGGCCAATGCAAAAGCCATTCTTCATGTGCTGTCTCAGGCGTACGACGAACCCGAAGCCCTGTTCTTCTGCATGAATGCCGGAGCTGCCCTGTACATCTCAGGCTACGCAGAAAGCTATCGGCAAGGCACGGATATGGCGAGGCAAGCTCTGGCTTCGGGAAAGGCACTTGAGAAACTCCAGCAACTCAGGGAATTCCAGGGAACGGCCTGA